A genomic window from Candidatus Pelagisphaera phototrophica includes:
- a CDS encoding class I SAM-dependent methyltransferase codes for MISYLVLQLRFLFLGLAERLGPKKEKVPAVPSPRLRYRVHGSTEPHGYIEVGRLSWGSIEKILANLNRPIDGFENILDFGCGTGRVLRNITNSDKTNLWGIDIDSAAIRWCQKRLHGARFGHIDPNPPTCFNRESFDLIFSISVFTHLDERRQNQWLEEMSRLLQPGGILIASVHGEHHRELHSRELDMMSGFVFNDSKRRFFKKDGLPQFYQDAHHTKQYVLENWSRFFTIIDYVERGIVDHHDAVVLTKKRSN; via the coding sequence ATGATTAGCTATTTGGTTCTCCAATTAAGATTTCTTTTTCTAGGTCTAGCTGAGAGACTAGGGCCGAAAAAAGAAAAGGTTCCAGCAGTTCCATCTCCAAGACTCAGATATCGAGTACACGGATCGACAGAGCCTCATGGCTATATTGAAGTGGGAAGACTGTCATGGGGAAGTATCGAGAAAATTCTGGCCAACCTCAATCGTCCGATCGATGGATTTGAAAACATACTCGATTTTGGATGTGGAACCGGCCGCGTCCTACGCAATATAACAAACAGCGATAAAACAAACCTATGGGGCATTGATATCGACTCCGCTGCGATACGCTGGTGTCAGAAGCGTCTTCACGGTGCTCGATTTGGGCATATAGATCCCAATCCTCCTACATGTTTCAATAGGGAATCGTTCGATCTGATATTCTCAATTTCTGTTTTCACCCATCTCGATGAACGTCGCCAAAACCAATGGCTGGAAGAAATGAGCCGCCTGCTTCAGCCTGGCGGGATCCTCATTGCTTCGGTCCATGGTGAACACCATCGAGAGCTCCATTCCCGGGAGCTCGACATGATGAGTGGATTTGTTTTCAATGACTCCAAGCGACGATTCTTCAAGAAGGACGGTTTGCCTCAGTTCTATCAAGACGCTCACCATACAAAGCAGTACGTCCTGGAAAACTGGTCACGATTTTTCACCATCATTGACTATGTCGAAAGAGGCATCGTCGATCACCATGACGCTGTAGTACTCACCAAAAAGCGCTCCAACTAA
- a CDS encoding GspE/PulE family protein produces the protein MTVAELNFLDTLKLSQDQLTELEGLRRSERLEQLADWQNNNLSEMVDRLGDETGMAVVSHEHFDLDRLSAIPLRILHEFHCVPIKLLDGDWEEDQLALATGWPVEGIMDDWVYATCGQRPIWRLANPDRISKFITQNLGVGAESLDESFDIDDDLVSAEVAEEEDEDAAIIRFVNEVFHQAVEDGATDIHFEPMEDELRIRYRIDGLLVSVPVPDNLRKFQDAIVSRLKIMAKLNISERRLPQDGRINLKTADTTLDIRLSTMPVMYGESISLRLLNKKSSPLSLQQLGMSDADQQKVDRVLGLPHGIILVTGPTGSGKSTSLNAFIRKINSEDRRIITVEDPIEYEVPGVNQIQVKQEIGFGFAEALRHVLRQDPNVIMVGEIRDRETADIAIRASLTGHLVFSTLHTNDSAGAITRLTDMGIEPFLIASGVELVIGQRLLRRLCQDCYELKPFERTVVLDSLRVLDMPDSAMDGVVELPVSKGCERCRNIGYKGRIGIYEILRVTEALHDPIVNREAAPLMREIGRKGGLVTLGESGWNLALKNLTTLDEVVRTISVKEG, from the coding sequence ATGACGGTTGCTGAGCTAAATTTTTTGGATACACTCAAACTGAGCCAGGATCAACTGACCGAGTTGGAAGGATTGAGACGCTCGGAACGGCTCGAGCAACTCGCCGATTGGCAGAATAATAACCTGAGCGAAATGGTTGATCGGCTGGGAGATGAGACTGGAATGGCGGTTGTTTCCCATGAGCATTTTGATCTCGATCGATTGAGCGCGATTCCACTTCGCATTCTGCACGAGTTTCATTGCGTTCCTATCAAGCTATTGGATGGGGACTGGGAGGAGGACCAATTAGCCCTCGCGACCGGTTGGCCGGTTGAAGGTATTATGGATGACTGGGTGTACGCGACCTGCGGTCAGCGCCCCATTTGGAGATTGGCAAATCCGGACCGTATTTCTAAATTTATTACGCAAAATTTAGGGGTAGGCGCTGAAAGTTTAGACGAGTCGTTTGATATAGATGATGATCTAGTCTCCGCTGAAGTCGCGGAAGAAGAGGATGAGGACGCTGCGATCATTCGCTTTGTCAACGAGGTGTTCCACCAAGCCGTTGAAGATGGAGCGACTGACATCCATTTCGAGCCCATGGAAGACGAGCTTCGCATTCGCTATCGGATTGATGGGCTGCTAGTCTCCGTTCCGGTTCCTGACAATCTCAGAAAGTTCCAGGACGCGATCGTCTCCCGACTGAAGATTATGGCGAAGCTCAATATTTCTGAGCGTCGCCTCCCTCAGGATGGAAGAATCAATCTGAAAACGGCGGATACTACTTTGGACATCCGCCTATCAACCATGCCGGTGATGTATGGCGAGAGCATCAGTTTGCGTTTGCTGAACAAAAAGAGCTCTCCTCTGAGCCTTCAGCAACTCGGCATGTCGGATGCGGATCAGCAGAAAGTGGACCGCGTGCTTGGACTACCCCACGGCATTATTTTGGTGACGGGTCCGACGGGCTCTGGTAAGTCGACATCGCTCAACGCGTTTATTCGGAAAATCAATTCCGAAGACCGTCGCATCATCACGGTTGAGGATCCCATCGAGTATGAGGTTCCGGGGGTGAATCAGATTCAAGTCAAACAAGAGATTGGCTTTGGGTTTGCCGAGGCACTAAGGCACGTCTTGAGACAAGACCCGAACGTCATTATGGTGGGGGAAATTCGCGACCGGGAAACGGCAGACATCGCGATTCGAGCCTCCCTTACGGGGCACCTTGTTTTCAGCACGCTCCATACGAATGACTCAGCAGGGGCGATCACGCGATTGACGGATATGGGTATTGAGCCTTTTCTCATCGCATCCGGTGTGGAGCTTGTTATAGGGCAGCGACTCTTGCGGAGGCTTTGTCAGGATTGCTACGAATTGAAACCGTTTGAACGAACGGTTGTATTGGATTCCCTCCGTGTATTGGATATGCCAGATTCAGCGATGGATGGTGTTGTCGAATTGCCCGTGTCAAAGGGTTGTGAACGGTGCCGGAATATTGGTTACAAAGGGAGAATTGGGATTTACGAGATCTTAAGAGTTACGGAGGCTTTGCATGATCCTATCGTGAATCGTGAGGCGGCACCGCTAATGCGTGAGATCGGCCGCAAAGGCGGTTTGGTCACACTGGGAGAGTCCGGATGGAATCTCGCCCTGAAAAATCTGACTACTTTGGACGAAGTCGTACGTACGATTTCCGTTAAAGAAGGATAG
- a CDS encoding secretin N-terminal domain-containing protein has protein sequence MNYWIRKANFVTLALMFTWETLSPLGLAQDANAPVVNAAEDDPVRILWRGEPLVSVLHSLETLTGRSVIRPQALPTPEFTFDSRGDMTLGEAILAIESLLSINGIGVTPLGDKFLKVVSINTIRTEAPELEVETLLDRQPSGKVVSKLFRLQYLDSQTFQSQIQQFLSPGFSTIIPFQNSNAVLVTDTISNLQRLEYVVSEVDKPSRLNVKTEFYTLQYAQASEVAEQIQSLIDAARANFGEQSNSESNANNRNQTRGGQNGGAQPARPTVNAAPAGEGAIPSQILFGSNTAIASDDRTNQIIIMTEPSNIVFFDEIIEKLDIKSDPATRIEVIILNHAQATEVAGLLSSFVSGSTSAETGDRSQANANQNTQQQNQRGNQSVSQNGRQLLQQNQPLQQQVRNAVNTTLEERDSQFSEFMTIEADERSNSLIISGTRSDLDLMTELIAKIDVLLPQVRIEVIIAEVNLDKDSNRGMDQITGSYVQNEVAGEPNITNLQGLDILGIGANNVSFNLDATTGIISNLSFDAILSAAQTNSNVRILSIPTLLTTHNQEATFTVGQQRPIVTGTTTDNTLSTSVRETVQYQDIAIELKVKPLIGPNDIIQLEIDQSVNDIDGSVEINGNQQPIIGRRQMVSFVSVKSNGLVVLGGMQRSKETKTLNKMAVLGDIPIFGNVFRSRGTDYEKRELLVFIRPKVIRDSDEADLDAREKMLGHPMDSKLGEFLDKGRFDLTKDTTKDSNSKKKESKDSVARKPYKR, from the coding sequence ATGAATTATTGGATACGAAAAGCGAATTTTGTCACCTTGGCTCTCATGTTTACCTGGGAAACGCTGTCCCCTCTCGGACTGGCCCAGGACGCGAATGCCCCTGTGGTGAATGCGGCGGAAGACGATCCCGTTAGAATCCTCTGGCGAGGAGAGCCGCTAGTGAGCGTTCTCCATTCTCTGGAGACCTTGACGGGTAGGTCTGTTATCCGCCCTCAAGCATTGCCTACTCCGGAGTTCACGTTCGACAGTCGCGGAGATATGACCCTTGGTGAAGCGATTCTGGCAATTGAAAGCTTGCTGAGTATCAATGGCATTGGGGTGACTCCTCTTGGGGACAAATTTCTCAAAGTAGTATCGATCAACACAATTCGGACCGAAGCCCCTGAGTTGGAAGTGGAAACGCTTTTAGATCGTCAACCGAGCGGGAAGGTAGTGAGTAAGCTGTTTCGCTTGCAGTATCTGGATTCCCAGACTTTCCAGTCCCAAATACAGCAATTCCTGAGCCCTGGATTTAGCACGATTATTCCGTTTCAGAATTCAAATGCGGTGCTGGTGACGGATACGATTAGCAATCTGCAGCGGCTGGAATATGTGGTCTCTGAAGTAGATAAGCCGAGTCGTCTCAATGTGAAGACAGAGTTCTACACTTTGCAATACGCTCAAGCCAGTGAAGTGGCGGAGCAAATACAGAGCCTCATTGATGCTGCGAGGGCAAATTTCGGGGAACAGTCTAATTCTGAATCGAACGCTAACAACCGAAACCAAACTAGGGGAGGTCAAAACGGTGGGGCCCAACCTGCTCGCCCCACGGTAAATGCGGCACCGGCGGGAGAGGGCGCCATTCCTAGCCAAATCCTGTTTGGATCAAATACGGCGATCGCCTCTGATGATCGCACGAATCAGATCATTATAATGACGGAACCGTCGAATATCGTGTTTTTCGACGAGATAATCGAAAAGCTGGATATCAAGTCTGACCCTGCCACGCGTATCGAGGTTATCATCCTAAACCATGCTCAAGCAACGGAAGTCGCGGGACTGTTAAGCAGTTTTGTCAGTGGCTCCACTTCCGCAGAAACAGGTGACCGGTCTCAGGCTAATGCCAACCAGAACACGCAGCAACAAAATCAGAGAGGCAACCAGAGCGTAAGTCAGAATGGTCGTCAACTGTTGCAGCAAAATCAGCCTTTGCAGCAGCAGGTAAGGAATGCCGTCAATACGACTTTGGAAGAGCGGGACAGCCAATTCAGCGAATTCATGACGATCGAGGCAGACGAGCGAAGCAACTCACTGATAATTTCAGGTACTCGAAGTGATTTGGACTTGATGACAGAGCTGATTGCGAAAATCGATGTATTGCTCCCACAGGTACGGATTGAAGTGATCATTGCTGAGGTGAACTTAGATAAAGATTCGAATCGAGGAATGGATCAAATCACAGGCTCATATGTTCAAAACGAAGTGGCGGGTGAGCCCAATATAACGAACCTGCAAGGCCTGGACATTTTGGGGATCGGTGCGAACAACGTGTCATTTAATTTGGATGCAACGACCGGTATAATTTCTAACCTGAGTTTCGATGCAATTCTGTCTGCTGCTCAAACGAATAGCAACGTCCGTATCCTCTCAATACCGACATTGCTGACCACGCATAATCAGGAAGCGACCTTCACTGTCGGCCAGCAACGTCCGATTGTAACGGGCACGACAACCGACAATACGCTGAGTACGTCGGTTCGGGAGACGGTTCAGTACCAGGATATCGCCATTGAGCTGAAAGTGAAACCGCTAATCGGACCGAATGACATCATTCAGCTGGAAATCGATCAATCGGTGAATGACATTGATGGATCTGTCGAAATTAATGGAAACCAGCAGCCCATTATCGGTCGACGTCAGATGGTTTCGTTTGTGAGCGTTAAAAGCAATGGTTTGGTGGTGCTTGGCGGTATGCAGCGAAGCAAGGAAACGAAAACACTCAACAAGATGGCAGTACTCGGCGATATTCCCATTTTTGGAAATGTTTTTCGCAGCCGGGGAACCGATTATGAGAAAAGAGAGCTACTTGTCTTTATCCGTCCCAAAGTCATCCGCGATTCCGATGAGGCGGATTTAGACGCACGGGAAAAGATGCTGGGCCATCCAATGGACAGTAAGCTCGGAGAGTTTTTAGATAAAGGCCGATTTGACCTCACTAAAGACACAACGAAGGATTCGAATTCCAAAAAGAAAGAGTCGAAAGATTCCGTTGCCAGAAAACCTTACAAACGGTAA
- a CDS encoding ABC transporter permease, with product MSPTIRIAIRFLLAKKRSMLMSLAGIVFGVGFFISTQAQLSGYQELFIETILGTDGAIRIEDRIQDANVFVAASTTKNTSTNFFITDKNNRRFVEGIEHPDSVIEAISELENFEAASPVIKGSIQLQSPLRKDNGQIYGIMVDEHIAVSALEDQIQLGSIEDFRGSPTGIIMGHKMAARLDVTVGDSIIIRAVDQQRRYRITAIFETGVSDIDKTRVFMHLSAARSLLKKPHGVSFIQVSIYDRDHAMVDAEVIERVAKHFSAPWQEREKSWMQLFKTLQISAAITVSTIIIISGLGMFSTLFMIVMDKTREIAILRSMGYTRNDISNIFLWQGVIVLICGTILGCGMGYLITFAISYLPMPLSGIFATEYFVVNSTAWHYVQAVIAAIIIVMIACFAPSRKAGKLVPGDVIRGTAA from the coding sequence ATGTCACCCACAATCAGAATAGCTATCCGGTTCTTGCTCGCTAAAAAACGCTCGATGTTGATGAGCTTGGCAGGAATTGTTTTTGGAGTAGGCTTTTTCATTTCGACCCAAGCTCAACTGAGCGGTTATCAGGAGCTGTTTATCGAAACTATCCTTGGAACCGATGGAGCGATAAGAATTGAAGATCGCATCCAAGACGCGAATGTCTTTGTGGCTGCTTCAACAACGAAAAACACCAGCACGAATTTCTTCATCACCGACAAGAACAACCGGCGTTTTGTCGAGGGTATCGAGCATCCTGATAGCGTAATTGAAGCCATCAGTGAATTGGAAAATTTCGAAGCGGCGTCTCCGGTGATCAAGGGGAGTATCCAACTGCAGAGTCCTCTTCGAAAAGACAATGGTCAAATTTACGGTATAATGGTTGACGAGCATATTGCGGTTTCCGCCCTTGAGGACCAGATTCAGTTGGGGTCAATAGAGGATTTCAGGGGCTCCCCCACGGGAATCATTATGGGGCACAAGATGGCGGCACGCCTGGATGTGACGGTGGGTGACTCGATTATCATTCGGGCAGTGGATCAGCAGCGAAGGTATAGAATCACTGCGATTTTCGAGACAGGGGTATCGGACATCGATAAGACCCGTGTATTTATGCACCTGAGCGCGGCCCGATCGCTATTAAAGAAGCCGCACGGGGTCAGCTTCATTCAGGTTAGCATCTATGACAGGGATCACGCCATGGTGGATGCGGAGGTGATCGAGCGGGTTGCCAAGCATTTCTCGGCTCCTTGGCAGGAGAGGGAAAAGTCATGGATGCAGCTGTTTAAAACCCTACAGATTTCGGCAGCGATTACTGTTTCGACGATAATTATCATTTCAGGACTGGGTATGTTCAGCACGTTGTTCATGATCGTCATGGATAAGACTCGAGAGATCGCGATTCTCCGCTCTATGGGCTACACCCGTAATGACATTTCGAATATTTTTCTTTGGCAGGGGGTGATCGTTCTAATCTGTGGCACGATTCTTGGTTGTGGAATGGGTTACCTTATTACCTTTGCTATTTCCTATCTGCCGATGCCCCTTTCAGGAATTTTCGCCACTGAGTACTTTGTGGTCAATTCGACGGCATGGCACTATGTCCAAGCGGTGATCGCGGCGATTATTATTGTGATGATTGCCTGTTTCGCTCCTTCCCGCAAAGCGGGGAAACTTGTGCCGGGAGACGTTATTAGGGGAACGGCGGCATGA
- a CDS encoding general secretion pathway protein GspK: MMRRLDSNRCHSKKGSILLMVLVLIIVLSYVLTKFVERAQVEVQGEGYYVERTRLRLQAWSMLEVAVAVLADVKVIDEAIYAPAQGWGDPIDYSKIEIPEGMNVTFEFIDESSKLSINELDEGSLFLLFDEMDFDLDVSQTLTNMLLDWIDEDDDARIDGAESREYSTTELEMHPANGPLRSLDELSSVIGFKDHFFDENGFPNDNFKRLSEVVTYHPVLQLNVNSASPLALQSLAGLNEIQVETIQDYLAGLDGESGTSDDNYFANAGEMTDVIGEIERGVPITQQISVLTVKVTVQEKGSSYSLIGTFSTDTETTENGETGDLEYPFVFLELREEPGINNANPT; the protein is encoded by the coding sequence ATGATGCGCCGTCTGGATTCAAACCGATGCCATTCTAAAAAGGGCTCCATTTTGCTGATGGTGTTGGTGCTAATCATTGTCTTGAGCTACGTGTTGACAAAATTCGTCGAGCGAGCCCAGGTCGAGGTCCAAGGCGAGGGCTACTATGTCGAGCGAACACGTTTAAGGCTCCAAGCTTGGTCGATGCTCGAAGTTGCGGTTGCGGTACTGGCGGATGTGAAAGTGATAGACGAAGCCATTTACGCTCCGGCCCAAGGATGGGGTGATCCGATTGACTACTCGAAGATTGAGATTCCGGAAGGAATGAATGTGACCTTCGAGTTCATAGACGAGTCTTCGAAACTCAGTATCAACGAGCTGGATGAAGGGTCGCTCTTTCTGCTGTTTGACGAAATGGACTTTGATTTGGATGTGAGCCAGACTTTGACGAACATGCTACTCGATTGGATCGACGAGGACGACGACGCCCGAATAGATGGAGCGGAGTCGAGAGAGTACAGCACGACCGAATTAGAGATGCACCCGGCCAATGGACCGCTCCGCTCTTTGGATGAACTTTCCTCGGTGATCGGATTTAAGGACCATTTCTTCGACGAGAATGGATTTCCCAATGACAATTTTAAACGATTGTCCGAAGTGGTAACGTACCATCCCGTGCTGCAATTGAACGTAAACTCCGCATCTCCGCTTGCTCTCCAGTCCTTGGCGGGATTGAACGAAATCCAGGTTGAGACTATCCAGGACTATTTGGCAGGTCTTGATGGGGAGTCGGGGACATCGGATGACAACTACTTCGCCAATGCGGGTGAAATGACTGATGTCATTGGCGAAATCGAGCGGGGTGTTCCGATTACGCAACAAATCAGTGTCTTAACAGTGAAAGTGACAGTGCAGGAAAAAGGAAGTTCGTACAGTTTGATTGGAACATTCAGTACGGATACTGAAACCACAGAAAATGGTGAAACCGGGGATCTCGAATATCCGTTCGTTTTCCTTGAGCTTAGGGAAGAGCCCGGTATAAATAACGCCAATCCCACTTGA
- a CDS encoding type II secretion system F family protein, producing MPSFTYSAKDLNGESVRGSIDAVNRKVALQKLTAQKLRPLSVNETNELRVGKVGLSGFSSLFRSNSSKPKVKALNRSVALPFLTGIRELLNCGIQSADALRMMSTRLSDPQQKLLATNLWDELSQGRSLSEAFRKQPKVFHESVVSLVEAGEATGNLKNVLTRIVESMEEQKAIRGKLVAALSYPCFLILVAIGLVFLFLFSLLPRIEGLLASLGGNLPASTKILIATADGLLNYGWIAAIGIALVVTMLVSWRKSPAGRFKFDALLLRIPGAGRIVRDTQILQFTQTLSLLLENGIIMVQGLAMAERSLSNYSMRSTFSEARTKVVEGVALSTAFKSTGYFEDMALDVFTVGENTGDVVPGLRQMSRQYSEMIDKFVKTLLGFISTGVLLGVFAMVGMIAFGIISAVFQLSSSLSAG from the coding sequence ATGCCAAGTTTCACCTACAGTGCAAAAGATCTAAACGGCGAGTCTGTAAGAGGGTCAATTGATGCCGTGAATCGAAAAGTGGCGCTGCAGAAGTTGACTGCACAGAAGCTTAGGCCGTTGTCGGTAAATGAGACTAATGAGTTGCGGGTGGGGAAAGTGGGCTTATCTGGGTTTAGCTCCCTGTTTAGATCGAATAGCTCTAAGCCAAAGGTGAAGGCTCTGAACCGAAGTGTGGCACTCCCGTTTTTGACTGGCATTCGTGAATTGCTTAATTGCGGTATTCAGTCTGCGGATGCGTTAAGGATGATGAGTACCCGTTTGAGTGATCCTCAACAGAAACTATTGGCTACCAATCTGTGGGATGAACTGAGTCAGGGTCGTTCCTTGTCGGAGGCCTTTAGGAAGCAGCCAAAAGTCTTTCATGAAAGCGTTGTTAGTCTAGTTGAGGCAGGCGAGGCGACCGGAAACCTGAAGAACGTGCTTACGCGAATTGTGGAAAGCATGGAGGAGCAAAAAGCGATTCGAGGCAAGCTCGTCGCTGCTTTGTCCTATCCTTGCTTTCTGATACTTGTTGCTATTGGTCTAGTGTTTCTTTTCCTGTTTAGTTTGCTTCCTCGTATTGAAGGATTGCTGGCGTCTTTGGGGGGTAATTTACCTGCATCGACGAAGATTCTGATAGCAACTGCTGATGGACTTCTCAACTACGGCTGGATCGCGGCAATAGGGATTGCCCTTGTCGTTACGATGCTGGTTTCCTGGCGCAAATCCCCTGCCGGCCGTTTCAAGTTCGACGCCTTACTTCTCCGCATTCCTGGAGCAGGGCGAATCGTGAGGGATACTCAAATCCTGCAATTCACGCAAACGCTTTCCCTTTTGTTGGAAAACGGAATCATCATGGTCCAAGGTCTGGCCATGGCGGAGCGGTCGCTTTCGAATTATTCCATGCGTAGCACCTTTTCTGAAGCGCGCACGAAGGTGGTCGAAGGGGTTGCCCTTTCGACCGCGTTTAAGTCGACCGGGTATTTCGAAGATATGGCTCTGGACGTATTTACCGTGGGAGAAAATACAGGGGATGTCGTACCCGGGCTTAGGCAGATGTCTCGCCAGTATTCAGAGATGATAGACAAGTTTGTTAAGACGCTTCTTGGATTTATCTCAACGGGCGTATTGCTTGGCGTATTTGCGATGGTTGGGATGATCGCGTTTGGGATCATCTCTGCAGTGTTCCAGCTTTCCAGTTCGCTTTCAGCAGGGTAG